One stretch of Saccharopolyspora erythraea DNA includes these proteins:
- a CDS encoding YibE/F family protein has product MKRLLAFALVPFALAAIVGTLLLYPFGHQQRTGADLGLGQYPVKAEVIAAEAGPCSQGAPVEGDQTCVKLRVRMHDGPLPGRVMEQTMPTDPGTPKFAVGDDIVLSYAGANPESETSYQVVDFQRGGSLLLLAVIFAAAVIVLGRWQGVAALIALGVSLVLIVGFVLPAILAGEDPLLVAVVGSGLIMFVVLYLTHGFSARTSTAVLGTLLSLALIGVLSTVFAGLTALTGLDENTTSLIGVLGTPIDARGLLLAGTVIGALGVLDDVTVTQTSAVWELRKADPGMSWRQLYTSGLRIGRDHVSSAVNTLVLAYAGAALPLLLAYALSGRTFTEVVTTQAVAQEVVRTLVGSIGLVAAVPITTAIAAAVATREPAGGTGTSAASRVSQGAASGAGTTRLTTRRPSRRRPRPETSD; this is encoded by the coding sequence GTGAAGCGGCTGCTCGCCTTCGCCCTGGTGCCGTTCGCGCTGGCCGCGATCGTCGGCACCCTGCTGCTCTACCCGTTCGGCCACCAGCAGCGGACCGGCGCCGACCTGGGCCTCGGGCAGTACCCGGTGAAGGCCGAGGTCATCGCGGCCGAGGCGGGACCGTGTTCGCAGGGAGCACCGGTCGAGGGCGACCAGACGTGCGTGAAGCTGCGGGTGCGGATGCACGACGGGCCGCTGCCCGGCCGGGTCATGGAGCAGACCATGCCCACCGACCCCGGCACCCCCAAGTTCGCCGTCGGCGACGACATCGTGCTGTCCTACGCCGGGGCCAACCCCGAGAGCGAGACGTCCTACCAGGTGGTGGATTTCCAGCGCGGTGGCTCGCTGCTGCTGCTGGCGGTGATCTTCGCCGCCGCGGTGATCGTGCTCGGCCGCTGGCAGGGCGTGGCGGCCCTCATCGCGCTGGGCGTGAGCCTGGTGCTGATCGTCGGCTTCGTGCTGCCCGCGATCCTGGCAGGCGAGGATCCGCTGCTGGTGGCGGTGGTCGGCTCCGGGCTGATCATGTTCGTGGTGCTGTACCTGACGCACGGCTTCTCCGCGCGCACCTCGACCGCCGTGCTCGGCACTCTGCTCAGCCTGGCGCTCATCGGCGTGCTCAGCACGGTGTTCGCCGGGCTCACCGCGCTCACCGGGCTCGACGAGAACACCACGAGCCTCATCGGCGTGCTGGGCACCCCCATCGACGCGCGCGGCCTGCTGCTCGCGGGGACCGTGATCGGTGCGCTCGGCGTGCTCGACGACGTCACCGTCACCCAGACCAGCGCGGTGTGGGAGCTGCGCAAGGCCGACCCCGGGATGTCGTGGCGGCAGCTGTACACCTCGGGGCTGCGGATCGGCCGGGACCACGTCTCCTCGGCGGTGAACACGCTGGTCCTGGCCTACGCCGGTGCCGCGCTGCCGCTGCTGCTCGCCTACGCGCTGTCGGGCCGGACCTTCACCGAGGTCGTCACCACGCAGGCGGTGGCGCAGGAGGTCGTGCGCACCCTCGTCGGCAGCATCGGCCTGGTCGCGGCGGTGCCGATCACGACGGCGATCGCCGCCGCGGTCGCGACCCGCGAGCCCGCGGGCGGCACGGGAACGTCGGCGGCCTCGCGGGTGAGCCAGGGCGCCGCCTCCGGCGCCGGGACCACCAGGCTCACGACGAGGCGCCCGAGCCGCCGCCGCCCGCGCCCGGAGACGAGCGACTGA